The genomic segment AAATCTCGACGATTGGAACGCAGCTTTTCGATCGAATAACACTGGAGACGGGGTGCCATTCAGAACATCTTTCTTCTCCGATAAAGTTTCATTCAGTTTCTCTTCACAGGCCGGTGGTTCTCTCAAAAGCAAACTTGCCTGTTTTGAGAAGGATAAGAGTGAGAAGAGAAACGCGTGTTGACAAGAGAAAAATGGAAGGAGCACTGAGAGTGCTCCTGATGAAGTTGAAAGGAAGGCAATTCGAACGCATTGGTTTCATCGGATACTACAAAAACGTTCCGCCTGGGAAGTTTTTTCTTGTAAACGAAGAACTCTTTGTCAACGCAGAAAAAGGTCCTTCAAAGGATTTGATGGTGTTCGAGATCAAAACAAAGGGATCAAAGCTCTATATCTTCATTCCTGTTCAATAACCTTGGAAAACTCGTTGACATTTTCTAGAAACACTTTAAAGAATTTGAAGGCTTCGACATCGACTTCTGAGTTTTTGCTCATGAAATAGTAAGTGATCTTTTTCCTGAAGTTCTCTCTCTCTTCAGAAGACATCTTGATAATCTGAAGAACGATGGCCTTGATTCTCGAATCCTCCTTCATTGCGTTCAGAATCTGCTGAACTTCCGGTTTCATCCCTCATTCTTGCTGTTCTCCAAAAAGACTTTGAAAGATATACCCGTTCTCACATCGTCTCCTATCTTTATCTCGATGAACCCCGGCACAACAAAGAGGTCCTTACCAGATTCTTCCAGGAATCTCCTAGCAACTGCCAGTGCCTTCACCGCCTGGTTCACAGCCCCCGCACCGATCGCCTGAATCTCGACCTTATCGCTCTTGGAGAGAGAGCCAGCAATCGCACCAGCCACTTTGTTTGGATTCGAGTTTGAACTGACTTTCAGAACTTCCATCCTACCATTCCTCCTTACTCACGAGTTCTCTAACTTGCATTTTATCACAAAGGATCTGGATATTTCAAACTCACTCTATTGTTACTTCTCTGAGATATTTTGCGGCATCTTCCGGTGGAACGGTGTTTATGTAGAACCCCGTTCCCCACTCGAACCCCGCTACTTTCGTTAGTCTCGGAAATATCTCAATGTGCCAGTGGTAATAGTCCTTCCCCTCCAGGTTCGTGGGAGACGTGTGTATGAGGAGGTTGTACGGGGGATTGTCCAGAGCTGAATAGATTCGATATAGAACGTTTTTCAAGATCTTTGCGAGGGAAGTCACCTCTTCCTCCGATATCATATGAAAGCTGTTCATGTGCCTTTTAGGAAGGACCCATGTTTCAAACGGAAACCTTGAGGCAAACGGTTCTACAGCTATAAAATGATCGTTCTCTTCGACGATCCTTTCCCTTTCTTTTTTCTCCTCATCGATGATGTCACAGAATGGACATCTTTCCTTGTACTCGAAGTACTCCTTAGACCCGTCGAGCTCTTCCTGAACTCTCTTAGGCATGATCGGAAGAGCGATTATCTGGCTGTGAGGATGGCTGAGAGACGCTCCAGCATCCTTCCCGTGGTTTTTGAAGATCAAAATGTATCTTATTCTCTCGTCCTTCATGAGTTGCTCGTAT from the Thermotoga sp. genome contains:
- a CDS encoding stage V sporulation protein S, producing MEVLKVSSNSNPNKVAGAIAGSLSKSDKVEIQAIGAGAVNQAVKALAVARRFLEESGKDLFVVPGFIEIKIGDDVRTGISFKVFLENSKNEG
- the galT gene encoding galactose-1-phosphate uridylyltransferase, producing the protein MPEFRKDPIIKRWVIIATERAKRPHDFVRAKVEEAQEGFCPFDYGNEHTTPPEIFAFRPADTEPNTPGWWVRVVPNKFPAVDPNTPLRKYGRGMYDAAMGFGYHDVVVETPDHNSHLAVMEYKNVEEVIWAYKIRYEQLMKDERIRYILIFKNHGKDAGASLSHPHSQIIALPIMPKRVQEELDGSKEYFEYKERCPFCDIIDEEKKERERIVEENDHFIAVEPFASRFPFETWVLPKRHMNSFHMISEEEVTSLAKILKNVLYRIYSALDNPPYNLLIHTSPTNLEGKDYYHWHIEIFPRLTKVAGFEWGTGFYINTVPPEDAAKYLREVTIE